The following proteins come from a genomic window of Chelmon rostratus isolate fCheRos1 chromosome 23, fCheRos1.pri, whole genome shotgun sequence:
- the si:dkeyp-74b6.2 gene encoding cerebellin-1: MPCSSPPSPPWLGLHSVFFIGLLLLVLRGPSEVSCQNDTEPIVLEGKCLVVCDSTPSAEPSGNALGMSVRSGTGRVAFSAIRNTNHEPSEMSNRTMTIYFDQILVNVGSHFDPARSIFVAPRKGVYSFSFHVVKVYNRQTIQVSLVLNGWPVISAFAGDQDVTREAATNAGLVMMERGDKAYLKLERGNLMGGWKYSTFSGFLVFPL, encoded by the exons ATGCCTTgttcatctcctccctctccaccttgGCTTGGTCTCCACTCAGTCTTTTTCATTGGACTGCTGCTTCTGGTCCTTCGGGGGCCCTCAGAGGTCAGTTGCCAGAATGACACAGAGCCAATCGTGTTGGAGGGAAAGTGTCTGGTGGTGTGCGACTCCACCCCCTCTGCCGAACCATCGGGTAATGCCCTGGGAATGTCGGTGAGGTCAGGAACCGGCCGGGTGGCATTTTCAGCCATCCGTAACACCAACCATGAACCCTCTGAGATGAGCAACCGCACCATGACCATCTACTTTGACCAG ATCCTAGTAAACGTTGGCAGCCATTTTGATCCAGCGAGGAGTATCTTCGTGGCCCCGAGAAAAGGAGTCTACAGTTTCAGCTTTCATGTTGTTAAAGTTTACAACCGGCAGACAATACAA GTGAGCTTGGTTCTCAACGGCTGGCCAGTGATTTCAGCCTTCGCAGGTGATCAGGACGTGACCAGGGAAGCTGCCACCAACGCCGGGCTGGTgatgatggagagaggggaCAAGGCTTACCTCAAACTGGAGCGGGGGAACCTGATGGGAGGGTGGAAGTATTCCACTTTCTCCGGGTTTCTGGTGTTCCCCTTGTAG